The Schistocerca gregaria isolate iqSchGreg1 chromosome 2, iqSchGreg1.2, whole genome shotgun sequence genome contains the following window.
GTCCTTTGGAATTTGACATTCCTGAGTTTGGTCTATCATACCAATATTTTTATCACATTCGAGGTACGAATGACCTCTTATGGTGAATGTCATCTTTACATAGTTCAATCGGTTTTCCTGTATCGACCAGATGATGAAGGAATCTGAACACAGTGACATTCTTGTTTTGCCCTCTGCTAAAGTCACAGATCATCCCCAGATCTCTGACTTCTGGATTTAGAAAATTGTGCACAAAATGATGAAGGAACGATGGAACTTCGTCTGCTCCTTTTCGGCATATGCTCTCTAGATACATGTAAAAATAGCTGTCCCCTGTTGCCAAAACATGaacattgaatataaatacagaaagctgtCGTTTATTATAATCTTCATTTGTCATCATATTTGGACAAAGAAAGTCATCGTAATTGCAACCTTTGATGGATTTTTTGACATTCCATCCTTGACTTTTTTTTTCCTGTCATAGAACACTTTTTGTTTTCTGAGATGCAACTCATAGGCTGTTTCATTGGATTGAAGTTCGGAATGAAGCCTTACTTTATTTTCAACAGATGATGTTAGTCGGTTCCTTCTCCACATTTTTCTTCTTGGCTGGATAGTCATTGCAGGAGCCATAAGTATCAGATCGTGGATACCCAAAACTTATATTGAAATCTGAATTGAATATAGTGTGGTATGTTCTGATCCTGATACGTCTCCTTGAACAtatggaaaatttttttttttaatattcaaagaCTCTGGTAGATAAATTTTTTCTTACTTCGTCAAACTGTAGTGGCTGTTACGACCTTTAAATGATTTAATGTGCCCTGTTACTATTGCACATGCTTCAGCTTTCAAAGCCTGTGGGCGGGATCTGTGTTTCCTTTGGCTGTCTCGTAGAGGTTGGTCTCCggatttaagtttcttcagtaaATGATCTGCACTGCCCTTCTTTATTCTATGTAATGACATAAATGCTTGCTTGCACACATGTACTTCTTGGACACTTCCATTAATGGTAATACAAACACTGAATTTATATGATGCATCACGAAACTTTGCTTcctgctcttctcttccagggcgccTGTGCTGTACAGGGACCACTGTGATTAAACCACTTAAATAGAGGTTTAGTTCgtgattttgaaagtgattcatgttattaataataatccttttattttcatcactgtcAATATCAAAACAATTGGTTTTGCTCTTTACATGGTTCTCCTGTTTCATATGACTGCGATCTTAAACATTTGGCGGCATCTCTAATGTGACCAtccttcttccttttctttgtcaGTTTCTTTGATGACATTCTATGTTTTCTTTGCAAGTAATCATTTTACACATACGGAATAGAATGCTAGATCTAACTTCCTTCACTAGCTCCACAAAGCTAACAAAAGTGGTCAACTTACACACAACAATGACTGTGGTAACAATGATAAGACGTCGATAACATTAGTGAAAACAAACCTGTGCAGGCTGGGAATCATtaagtcataaaattttattgttgcatTCTCTGGACCTGTCGGGATATTCCCATTTTGCATGGACTTATAATGTTTTTCGCCTGCATGTGCTTAAAAGATATCAGAATATACCTTGACTCATCAGGTTTTTGACCAGTTCTGTAAAACCAGCTGAAACTACACTGGCTGGTCTattaaattgtgaaaaaaaaaaacagaaattttggaATTTTAGACTTATAAGGTTTTTCCCCTGGACTCGTCATATGCTAAGTTCAATGACATtggagactatgaaggtaaccccctGGCTGAAATGATTATGCTACAAGAAGCCGAAGTTGGACTTGCtgtaaatgaaaacaagacagaataAATTGTAATGACTGATTCTAAGGCCAAAAAACCATCACATGACCTGAAGGCATGTAATAAATGTTTCAAGGTTGTCAGTTGCTCCCATCATTGATCAGTGATACTAATGTTGAAGAAAAGATAAAAGCGGGAAACAAAGCCTGTAACAGTATTCGAACTTATAGGTATTTAAGAATTGTCTACTTTCAAAAACAACCAAGTTACAAATATACTATTCCTTTGTTCAGACTGTTGTTGCATACAGGGCATGAGTGTGTATGAACAACCAAAGAGCATTCTCTTGCAAGAAATTTTATTAAATTCCACAGCAAAATATGCATTTGGCATCCATACAATTTGCTGAAATCTGTAGTGGAGTTTGCACTGGTAGAAACTCTTCATTCACAATAAGAGGTAGCAAATGAAGTATCCAAGTCTTCTATCATAAGTTAATACTAAGACTTCAGTGTGAAGACAAATGCATTTACATCTAGAAAGCATTCAAAACAGCCCCAAATGGTTACAGTAAATGTCAGAGTACGGTGGAGGTTGATTGACGATGTGGGCAGACTTCAGCATTAGCTGACATATCGACCTCCTCATGGACCAGATGGTTTTAGACATCTGAGGCATATAAAAATGTTCATTTCGTTTTGTGAACAAACAATGGGTTCAATATGGAGGTGAGGCAGTGAATGAAATATTGCTAAATTTGGACATGATTAAAATTAGTGTTGGTCATGGAGTGGTTTTCATAAGGTGAAGCATTTGTGTTATTTGTCTGAGGTGCTCCAGTTGAATTTCAAGCAAGCAGTCTCATTAGCCTTAGAGGAGTATCAGTCCAAAGTCCCACATATGATAGGGAGTGAAGCATCTGTTTCAAGGGTTGCTAATGTGTTCGAATTTCGATGAATAGTCACTATGGCCTCACAAAacagaaaagtgtgatgttatAATTTTATTAACAAGTGAGTTGAATATTGAATTACTTCTTTCAAATGAAACTGCCTTTTCAGTTCCAGAATAGTAATTCCATCCAAGCTCTTGGGATCTTCGCATATTCTCAACATATTACTACATAGTTACCTAATTGTTCTTTAACTAAAGATCGTCATCCTAAAAACATTTACAGATTTATACTGCTAAGACACTAAATAGCTTATGAGCAGCATAAATTAGCTGAACTTCTGTATGTTCTCATGTTGTAACCACAGTAGAGTCCAAATCGGAAAACTGGGTCGTCAATGTTAAGTACAGCACTTAGCTCTGAAAGCACGTTTATTATGGATGCAAATATTCAGACAGAACAGAATTACCTCCTGGACATACAACACTGTTATTTATAGAAAcataaaatattccaaaatatgcaaatattacaaacacaagaaattttgggTACCTTCAACAAATGATAAATAACAAGTAATTGCTCAGGATTGGATTTGAACTGGCAACTTGCAGCATGCCAGCCAGTGACACTAACCATTACTCGAACATTGCATGCAGCACAACTCGTGGCATTGCTGCTCCTTCTGGAGAAATGTTTCAGAAGTTCTCTCTGGAACTGACTACAGCATCCTAGATCTAGCTCACGTCAGTTTCCTCTGTATGGCGCTGCTGTAGGGTACTTGCATTTGAGGCTTGTCACATCCTCTTCACTATGGGGAGCATCAAATGTAGTCCCTCCCATCGAGTCTTTGTGATTGTTGGATGGGCTGTCAGTTTCCTTAAACAAGATGCCGCCATCATTAGTATGCTCATCAGGACTATAATAGGGCGTCATACAGAGGTCATGGGTGATCTCTTTGcacttttgtcttcttgatgaagggtCATAACCTTAGATGTCTGTCATGGAAAATCCACAGTCCATACTACTGAACAAATCCATACCAAGTCTCCTGGACAGTACCTCAGTGGCAGGTGCTTAGCATTAGAGTGCATTCAGTCCTTCTCCTGACTGTCCAGGATCCATCTTTGATCCTGATGATGTGGTGTTTCACATTGTCATCTCGAGTATTGCCCCGTTGAAATGGGGGCAGTATATCCAGTGTTGTCATTTCGGCTGCAGGGTGGTGAATCAGAATGAGACACCTTTAGTGTCATTGATGGGCATTATTGTATTCCAACCTCTCCATATAACTTCAATGTACACAGAGAATATCTACACCAACATCTTATGAAAGTATCTTGTGAGGCCAGTTGTCTGTGGATGGTAGACATTTGTCAACCTGTGTGTGACATCATAATGATAAATTCTCTTATACTAGTCTTAGCTGGAAAAGTTTCCTGTGATCAGAGATCAGCGCGTGGTGTACTCAGTGCTTCAGAATGATGTCTTCAACAAGAAACAATTAATAAATCAATTTAGTGTAAGTGAAATACTTTAGCAGTATTGCTATTCATTTTAGTTTTGTTGTTTTCTAAtttgtttatttccttttatttaggTTGTTAGTGCATTGCATTATCTGCACTCGAAGCTGCGCGTGATTCATCGTGATGTAAAACCATCCAACATTTTAATCAACAGGAAGGGCGAAGTGAAAATGTGTGACTTTGGAATTTCTGGTTACCTTGTTGATTCAGTTGCAAAGACTATTGACGCAGGATGTAAACCCTACATGGCTGTGAGTACAAAGATCCTTACTGTATAAGTTGTCAATTCTGTATTTAGTGTTCAGAAATAGCTGGGCCTTGATCATTGAAAGCATAGTGCACTCCAAATTTTTTAACCTTGATATTTAGGTTATTTGTGACTTCAGTAAAGAGGACCACCCCTAATGCAGTTAATTCAACATTCATTAGAAGCTACACATTTTTCTCTATGGATAACTAATTTCTTTATAGTATGTTTTCAgatataccaagtgttagctaaaatatgtacatgcaaaattttacAATTGAAGAAATTTGCAGTAATTGTGTCTTATTTTCTGGAAAATCTAACTTTCATTTATCTCAAGGACATCCCAAAACAAATACCCCAATTCAGAGCTTTCTACAATTACTTCAGGAAATAATTCTACCTGACCTTTGAACATTTTCCATTACAGTGTAACTTCCTGATAACTTTGAATGTTTTTGGTACAGTGAATACTTCTAAACCTTTTACAACCCACAATATTGAACTAGTATACCAATTATCAGGGATGTATGTAAGCCATTTTGTGAAAGGCACCACCTGAAGAATGATGAAAACATTTGCATCTTCTTCTGAAATTGCTACAGTTCTCATGTAAGCAGCCCCTAAGGACAAGTATGGCATAGTGAGAGCCAAGTATTTGTTTTAATTACCTATAACACTTTTAGGGAACTTGACACATTGTATAAACATAATCGGAGGTGGTAAGGTGGGATTGTTCCAAAATCTGGCCACTTCACATGGaatgaccaatacatttcttttgtcATTCACTCATTAGTTTGATTTGTGTGATCTGATGCTTTCGCGGCACAGAGATTACTTGAAAATGCCCTTTGTAGTATGTGAACGTGGAAATGTGCGATAGCAATATCAGCTTTGGTTGCTAGTCAGATGGGTGGCAAGTGCAGAGTTTCATCAGAAGTACTGGAGCACAGGAGCAAAGGGaccaaatattaatatttttgttgcataatacttccattttgttttattttgaaaatattttaatctcAAAACTAGTTTCTAGTGTCCTCATTTGCTGTTATCTCATTCAAATTAGCCTAAATTTGATAGTCACTATTTAAAGCACCACAGCTGGCACATCTCATCTCATGGTgtcctaaattttctcagtaaataGAATAAAATCAAAATTACTTTTTTTCTGAAGTAAAACTAGGCAAACAACTCTGATGGACGAGTTCTTTTGAGTGGAGATATAATGACTTAATACACACGTAATGTCGTGTaaacagttaaaagaaaaattcggattctgTCAGCCAGATAGTACCACTAATTACCCATGCAGCCCCACCCCCCTTTCCCTTACTGCATTGAGAATCTTACGTGGTGTGAAACAATGAGGTTACTGCCAGGGCAAGAACATGATTGGCATGAGTATATCCTTGACCTCCAAGCATGAAGTGTTAAATCTGCTGGTTGTATGGTATCATCCCATAGTCTCCAATTAAAACAGTAAATTTGATATATGCAACTGCTTTTCACGAATACAGTTACCTGAATTTACTGATTATACTGAAGAATAACTGTAGTGTGTGATCTAAAAGgataattttttccagtgtaaacaaATTGCGTGAATATTCATGTAATATGTAGAATTGTCCGGTAAAGTAAGCTTATAATTTTTGAATTTGTGGGTACTCTCAAATTCCTATCTGATGGCTGTGGGCTGCTTGTAAAGGACGTTTATGCCTAGAAAACATCGCTTTGTACCTTAAACAAGAATACAGTATCTATATAGAAGTTATTTTGTATCTTGATTGTGGGTGTATATAACACAGACTTTCATATTAGTAGTAAGTTCATTTGTGTGCAAATGTAAGAGTGCAAATTCCCTTACGTTTTCTGCAcgcataaataaatattatttttcgcTTGCAGCCAGAGCGCATTGACCCAACAGGCAATCCTTCGCAGTATGATATTCGCTCTGATGTTTGGAGCCTAGGCATCTCTCTTATTGAACTTGCCACAGGCAAATTTCCCTATAAAACATGGGGTACACCATTTGAACAATTGAAGCAAGTTGTGAAAGATGATGCACCAAGACTGCCTCCTGATACATTCTCACCAGAGTTCGAAGACTTCATCTGCCAGTGGTAAGAGAGAAGTTGTCACATTTTTGTATGTCAGGGAAAAAATCTTTATAAAAGTATTATTTCCTCTTTGAAAATAGTTATGTTATTAAATTGAAAATTTGCTTGAAAGATGTCtagttgtagtataatacagaATTAAAATGCTTCTTTGAGAACCATAGACATTGTTGATAGTATGTGTGGATGCAACACAATGTTCATAAAGTGCACACAGGAGCACAGAGTGCATGCAGTGCTTTTCTCAGATCATAAGTGTCACTCCTCATGGATGCAGAAAAAGAAGAGAGTAGCTGCAAATCTGTAAATTTGCAATAGCAAAAGATATAATACTATTAAGTTATGTAAAATGTAGTAGTACATGTATTTGGAACACATTCCAAAATTGATATAACCTTTCTACGAAAGGCACTTATGCCTTCATAAGTAAAGTGTTCAGTGCTTTTGATTTTTACCTCATGCATAGAATAAATGGATTATTACATTCAGTATGCTTGGCAGctatttttgtatttttgcatTAGTTTGATAGCTCCACTATCCATTGTTTAGATATCTTAAGGTTGTGGAAGAACCATTTTGGCGCGTACTAGTACAACCTTAAAAGTGAATGTGTTGTTTCATTGTGTTTCAGCTTGCAGAAAGACTTCACAGAGAGACCCAACTACGAAAAGCTGCTCAAGCATCCTTTCTTAACTCAGCATCAGAATGTGGACGTAAATGTTTCAGAGTTTGTGAGTGAGATTTTAGACCTGAAAGATGAGGAAGCATAGTAACTTCACTCAGGCACATAAAGTACAATATAGAAATACATTGTGCTCAGTATTCCTCAGTTTTTGGAAAACTGCATGTTGTTAAAAGTTTCTAGTATTGCACCACAGCAAAGATTCCAAAATTTTTCTACTGCCAGATGACACATTGGTGTTAACACTTTGTACATTTGATTCACCTTTGTTCAATAGCCTTGTAAATAATATAGAGGTATCTTCCTGTGTAGAAGTGTGCCTTTTGAGTCCAAGCAGTTTTAAACAGTGTTTGAACATCTAGAACGTAAAGTTGTCAGTGTTCTGAGCTGTGTACTGTGATACGCGTAATTTAAGCCATTACTGATTTTCAGTACTTCTTCATAACAGGTGCCTTTGCACGGTGAATTCTGTTGTGGGTTTAAAGTATGTGTTACTATCCTGCAACTGCCTGTTGAATCACTGTGGTGATCAAAGACAATTTGTAATTATCTATTGCAAATTCTCGAGGTTATCAAATTTTGTCTTGAACTTTGTAAAGCATCTATCTAAGAACATAAAATCCTAACTTTAAATGACTATCACACTGCAGAAACCAATATTATTATTGGTTATGTTGCAGGACAAAATTTAAGCATTTAGAAATTTGTTATTGGAAGTGTGCAGTTTTGACACCAGACAACTGTCTCATTGATTTATCAAATTTGTTTTTGTATACTAATATGTCAACTGTGGcagctgtgcctgtctgcaatgtaCTAAGTGCAAAACATAAAGAtgtattttcattgttgttgttgacaAATAAACTGGCATAATTATTGTAGCCAACATAAGAAATATACCACTTGCACCAGTCCATTAGCATGCGATTTCTATTCTGTAAAAAGATCTGCTTGTGCAGTTACTTGACTTATTAACTTCTTTTAATTGGAGCCAATTAAAGAAATGAATATCCATATTAAATATGGTTGAAA
Protein-coding sequences here:
- the LOC126334719 gene encoding dual specificity mitogen-activated protein kinase kinase 6 isoform X2, whose protein sequence is MEEERVAYVKLRIAATVNTQEQKRLLMDLDISMRSSDCPYTVQFYGALFREGDVWICMEVMDTSLDKFYVKVYKHDRTIPEDILCKITFAVVSALHYLHSKLRVIHRDVKPSNILINRKGEVKMCDFGISGYLVDSVAKTIDAGCKPYMAPERIDPTGNPSQYDIRSDVWSLGISLIELATGKFPYKTWGTPFEQLKQVVKDDAPRLPPDTFSPEFEDFICQCLQKDFTERPNYEKLLKHPFLTQHQNVDVNVSEFVSEILDLKDEEA
- the LOC126334719 gene encoding dual specificity mitogen-activated protein kinase kinase 6 isoform X1 — protein: MTARRKTVLKVVVPDSPPVLTPPRNLDKRTTITIGEKTFVVEADDLEKISDLGSGAYGVVEKMRHIPSGTIMAVKRIAATVNTQEQKRLLMDLDISMRSSDCPYTVQFYGALFREGDVWICMEVMDTSLDKFYVKVYKHDRTIPEDILCKITFAVVSALHYLHSKLRVIHRDVKPSNILINRKGEVKMCDFGISGYLVDSVAKTIDAGCKPYMAPERIDPTGNPSQYDIRSDVWSLGISLIELATGKFPYKTWGTPFEQLKQVVKDDAPRLPPDTFSPEFEDFICQCLQKDFTERPNYEKLLKHPFLTQHQNVDVNVSEFVSEILDLKDEEA